The sequence below is a genomic window from Sinorhizobium terangae.
AAGGCCGCGCAGGAGAAGATCGTCGCCTGGCGCGAACTCACCAATGCCTATGTGCAGCTTCCGACCGTCAAGGCAATGGTTGCGCGCCGGCGCGGTGACAATGGCTGGCTGCGCGTCAATCCCCCGCTCGTGGAATTGACCGACGCGGAACGCGAGGCGGTGTGGGCGCGCATGGCTGAGCTGGAAGAGGCGTGAGGGGCAATCATGGACGGTATGGCGAGACCGATTACGCTTCACCAACCGAAGCGCCTCGAGATCGGCGCGGGCGCCTCGGCGCGGCTCGGTGCCCTGGCCGAGCGCGCCCAGCGCGTGCTGATCATCGCGTCGGAACACACGATCGGCTTTGCGGAAAGGCTCGGTCTCGGCAACAAGGCGTCGATCTTTTCCGACGTTCCCGCCGAACCGGACGACAGGGCGCTTACCGCTGCCCTGGAGGCGGCCCGTGCCTTGCGGCCCGACCTTGTCGTCGGGCTCGGCGGCGGCTCGGTGCTGGACGTCGCCAAGCTCGTCGCCGCCCTGTGGGATGGCTCCCAATCGCTTGACGACGTTGTCGGACCGGACAAGGTCCAAGGCCGCCGGACCGGGCTGACGCAGGTGCCGACAACGGCCGGCACGGGATCCGAAGCCGGCATCCGGGCGCTGATCACCGACAGTGGCACGCATTCCAAGAAGGCGGTGGAAAGCCCGCACCTGCTTGCGGATATCGCCATCCTCGATCCGGAACTGACCTGGTCGGTGCCGCCGGCGGTGACGGCTGCCACCGGCATCGACGCCATGGCGCACTGCGTGGAGGCCTTCACCAATATCCGCGCCCATGACCTCATCGACGGCTATGCCCGCATGGGCATTCGCCTCGTCGGTAAATATCTCGCGCGGGCCGTGGAGAATGGCCGCGACACGGAAGCGCGCGCCGGCATGATGCTCGCCTCCTACTACGGCGGTATTTGCCTCGGCCCGGTCAACACGGCAGCCGGCCACGCACTCGCCTATCCGCTCGGCACACGTCTTGGACTGCCGCACGGACTGGCGAACGCCATCATCTTCCCGCATGTGCTCGCCTATAACGCGCCGGTGCGCAAGGAGAAGACGGCGGAAATCCTGAAGGCGCTCGGTCTTCCGGTCTTCGAGGACGAAACCCAGGTTCTGAACGCTGCCTACCGCTTCTGCAAGGATCTCGGCGTCGAAATGCGGCTGTCAGCGCACGGTGCCGATCCTGCCGCTTTGGAGGGTTGGGCAGGCGAAGCCCACGCCATTCGAAGATTGATGGACAACAATCCGCGCGACATGTCGGCGAGCGATGTGCTCGGCATCTATCGGGCGACGCTCTGAAGGGCCGCCGGCTTGCACTCCGGCAAGATGAATTGGCGCCATAGATGGCGTGATGGCGCACTTATTCTCAATGGCCTGCCGGCGACAGACGCCGGCGGGCATGTATGCCGTGCCTGACCTATCTGTGCGACATCTGCCCTCGCGGTTCGTTGTGAAGCGACTTCCGCGGGAGGCGGGACGGAACCGCATCCGCATATTGCGAGGGGTGGAAGATCAACCGTCCTAAGTGAGTTCTGGCCGCCGACCCTCGAAAAGCCGATCGCGGGAGCCGCGGAGATGCTCACGCATGAGCTCGCGTGCCTGGTTTGATTTCCGGTCTCGAATGGCTTCGTAGATCGCCGCGTGCTCGTCATAGACATGGCGCAGGCCGGCGACGGAGTTTTTCAGTGACAGGCCATGGAACTGCATGCCGATGGCGATGTGTTCCTTGAGCGCTTCCATGGCGGTCGAGAAGTAATTGTTTCCCGACGCCTGCGCGATCGCCAGATGGAACATGAAGTCGGCATCCTCCCGGTGACGGTGCCGGTTGGTCGCATCCTGCAAGGTTTCAAGCGCAAGCCTGATCACTCGGATCTGCGTTTCGCTGTGCCGCTCGGCCGCGAGTGCCGCCGCCTCGGGTTCCATCGTCATGCGGAACTCGTAGCAGTTCTGCAGGTCGGCGATGTTTTCGAGCGGCCCGAAGCCAAGCGGCTGCCGCAAACCCTGGATTCGAACGAAACTGCCGGCGCCTTGCCGCGAATAGACAAGGCCTTGATCGCGAAGCCTTTTCAGGGCGTCACGAACGACCGGTCGGGAGACCTGAAACTCCGCGGCCAACTCGTGCTCGGTCGGCAGACGCTCATCGCTCTGGTAGGCGCCCGATTTGATCGCGTGCTGCAGCCGTTCGAAGACGACCTCGCTCAGGCTCTTGCGGTGCGAAAGCTGCTCTCCGGCGCGCATCAGGCCAATACCTCTTTCCTCGTCATGGCGCGGACGACCCTGCAAAGCGTGTCGGAAACCCCAAAGCCGCCCGATTTGGTAATGTAGAATTGGCCGCCATGCTCGGCAACCGGCAGGCCCGGCAGCACTTCTCCGACCAGGCGAAGTATCCGAATGCCCTGGCGGTCGAAATAGGCCTCCGCCGTGGCTCCACCCGAGAGTAGCATCGTCCGGCATTCGCCGCAGAAGGCCACCACGGATTCCGCGAGCGCCGCTGCCACGTCCAGTGCCCGGGCTGTCGATACGCCTTCCACCGCCTGTATCAAGGTCACGTCGTCAGCGCGTTCGTATCCGTGACCGGCCTGCTGCACTCGCCCTGCCGGTGCTGAGCGATAGAGGAGATCCGGCACGGCTCGCCGCAGCTCCTCTACCTGCGATACCGTTATCGGATCCCGGGAGCCGATTGCCATCAGCAACCGCCCTTCCCGCGCGGCAAAGGGCTCAGCGCGCCGCCTGCCCATTCTACTTGCCAACGCATTGGCGAGCGACAGGGCACCGACAAGAAGATCGTCCGGCGCAATGGCATCGACGGCGGCCCGCATCTCCTCCACCGTCTCCGTGTCCGGAATGACGGCGCAATCGGCGACGGCACCCAGACGCGCAGCGATGGAGATCGGTTGATCGACCCCGAAGCCACAGATCTGGCCATCACGGACGACCCGGCCGAATTCCGGGATTGCCGGCAAGACGACGGCCTTCGCAAAATCCAGGACGGAAAGCTCCGCCTCGACGTTGCCCTTCAGCCGCGAGTCGACCTTCTTGAAAAGTCTCATGCCGGGCGTCATCGCCTGCTGCGC
It includes:
- a CDS encoding iron-containing alcohol dehydrogenase, coding for MDGMARPITLHQPKRLEIGAGASARLGALAERAQRVLIIASEHTIGFAERLGLGNKASIFSDVPAEPDDRALTAALEAARALRPDLVVGLGGGSVLDVAKLVAALWDGSQSLDDVVGPDKVQGRRTGLTQVPTTAGTGSEAGIRALITDSGTHSKKAVESPHLLADIAILDPELTWSVPPAVTAATGIDAMAHCVEAFTNIRAHDLIDGYARMGIRLVGKYLARAVENGRDTEARAGMMLASYYGGICLGPVNTAAGHALAYPLGTRLGLPHGLANAIIFPHVLAYNAPVRKEKTAEILKALGLPVFEDETQVLNAAYRFCKDLGVEMRLSAHGADPAALEGWAGEAHAIRRLMDNNPRDMSASDVLGIYRATL
- a CDS encoding FadR/GntR family transcriptional regulator, with protein sequence MRAGEQLSHRKSLSEVVFERLQHAIKSGAYQSDERLPTEHELAAEFQVSRPVVRDALKRLRDQGLVYSRQGAGSFVRIQGLRQPLGFGPLENIADLQNCYEFRMTMEPEAAALAAERHSETQIRVIRLALETLQDATNRHRHREDADFMFHLAIAQASGNNYFSTAMEALKEHIAIGMQFHGLSLKNSVAGLRHVYDEHAAIYEAIRDRKSNQARELMREHLRGSRDRLFEGRRPELT
- a CDS encoding four-carbon acid sugar kinase family protein, giving the protein MDVVQNRLLIVADDLTGALDTAAPFAVHGFSVDVVADQSALGEAIAGGSDVVAVTTRSREIEPDEAARRVRLAQQAMTPGMRLFKKVDSRLKGNVEAELSVLDFAKAVVLPAIPEFGRVVRDGQICGFGVDQPISIAARLGAVADCAVIPDTETVEEMRAAVDAIAPDDLLVGALSLANALASRMGRRRAEPFAAREGRLLMAIGSRDPITVSQVEELRRAVPDLLYRSAPAGRVQQAGHGYERADDVTLIQAVEGVSTARALDVAAALAESVVAFCGECRTMLLSGGATAEAYFDRQGIRILRLVGEVLPGLPVAEHGGQFYITKSGGFGVSDTLCRVVRAMTRKEVLA